A stretch of DNA from Brevibacterium sp. CBA3109:
GCCGACCTGCTGGCCCTGACCCTGCTCAAGGATCCCGCCTCCCAGGGAGCCGACATCTCCGTGGGCTCGGCCCAGCGCTTCGGTGTCCCCCTGTTCTTCGGTGGACCTCACGCCGGCTTCATGGCTGTGAAGTCCGGTCTCCAGCGTCAGCTGCCCGGCCGCCTCGTCGGCGTCTCCAAGGACGCCCAGGGCAAGCCCGGTTACCGTCTGGCCCTGCAGACCCGTGAACAGCACATCCGCCGCCAGAAGGCGACTTCCAACATCTGCACCGCCCAGGCTCTGCTGGCCAACGTCGCCTCCATGTACGCCGTCTATCACGGCCCCGTCGGCCTGACCCGCATCGCCTCCCGCATCCACCGCCTGGCCCAGGCCTTCGCGTCTGCCGCCGACACCGCCCCCGGCGCCGAGGTTCTCAGCCGTGACTTCTTCGACACCGTGGCCATCCGCGTCGCCGACGCAGAAGCAGCCCGAGTCGTCGCCGAACGCGCAGGCTTCAACATCCGCGTCATCGACAACTCCACCATCGGCGTCTCCTTCGGCGAACCCCACTCTGTTGCCGATGCCAATGGACTGCTCGAAGCACTGGGAATCATCGCCCGGGTCGATGCGGCTAACTTCGAAGCCGCCTCGGCGGGGACCTTCGGAGCCAACCACGTGCCCACCCCGGCCTTCGACGCGACCTTCCACCGCGACACCGAGTTCCTCACCCACCCGATCTTCAGCTCACACGGCTCCGAGACCTCGATGATGCGCTACCTGCGCACCCTGGCCGACCGGGACCTGGCGCTGGACCGGACGATGATCCCACTGGGCTCGTGCACGATGAAGCTCAATGCCGCGGCAGAGATGGAACCCATCACCTGGCCGGAATTCGCCTCCATCCACCCCTTCGCCCCGGTCGAGCAGACCCACGGATGGCGCACCCTCATCACCCGCCTGGAGAACTCGCTCGTCGAGGTCACCGGCTACGACCGCGTCTCCCTGCAGCCCAACGCCGGCTCCCAGGGCGAACTGGCCGGACTGCTGGCGATCCGCAACTTCCATGTCGCGAGCGGTGAACCCGACCGCGACGTGGTCCTCATCCCGCAGTCGGCTCACGGCACCAACGCCGCGTCGGCGGTCCTGGCCGGACTCAAGGTTCAGGTCATCGCGACCGCCGAAGACGGAGCGGTGGATATGGCCGACCTTGACGCGAAGATCGAGAAGAACGCGGACAAGCTCGCCGCGATCATGATCACCTACCCCTCGACCAACGGCATCTTCGAATCCGAGGTCCGTGAGGTCTGCGAGAAGATCCACGCCGCCGGCGGCCAGGTCTACGTCGACGGTGCGAACCTCAACGCCATGGTCGGTCTGGCCAAGCCCGGCGAATTCGGGGGCGACGTCTCCCACCTCAACCTGCACAAGACCTTCTGCATCCCACACGGTGGTGGCGGACCCGGCGTCGGACCGGTCGCGGTGCGCGAACACCTCGCCCCGTACCTGCCCGGCGATCCCACCGCACCAGAGCTTGTGGCCGGGGAAGAGGACGCGCACGAGCTGCCGATCTCCGCATCGATGTTCGGCTCCGCCGGCGTCCTGCCGATCAGCTTCGCCTACCTCGAGCTGATGGGCGGAGACGGACTGAAGGAAGCCTCCCGTGTCGCACTCCTGGGTGCGAACTACCTGGCGGCCAAGCTTCACGACGTGTTCCCCATCCTCTACTCGGGAGAACACGGACTCGTCGGGCACGAGACCATCCTCGACCTGCGCGAGGCCACCGCGAAGTCCGGGGTCACCGCCGAGGACGTGGCCAAGCGCCTCATCGACTTCGGCTTCCACGCCCCGACCCTGGCGTTCCCGGTTCCCGGCACCCTGATGGTCGAACCGACCGAGTCCGAGGACAAGGACGAACTCGACCGCTTCATCGAAGCCATGCGCGTCATCCGCGCAGAGATCGATTCGATCGGCGACAAGTACACCTACGAGGAGTCACCGCTGGCCGGAGCCCCGCACCCAGCCACCGTGGTGATGGACGACTGGGACGCCAAGTACTCCCGCGAGACTGCCGTGTTCCCGGTCAAGGGGTTGAAGGCTACCAAGTACTTCCCGCCGGTCAGCCGCATCGACGGTGCCTACGGCGACCGCAACCTGGTGTGCACCTGCCCACCGCCAGAGGCCTTCGAAGTCAACGATGAAGAGGACGACTGATGAGCACTGAGAATTCGACGCGCGAGACCCCGCTGCACGCCATCCATGAACAGCTGGGCGCATCCTTCACCGACTTCGGCGGCTGGGACATGCCGCTGAAGTACGGTTCCGAACTGGCCGAGCACCGTGGGGTGCGTGAGGCTGCGGGAATCTTCGACCTCTCCCACATGGGCGAAGTCCGACTCACCGGCTCCGATGCCGCTGCGTTCCTCGACTACGCGCTCGTGGCGAAGTACTCGAAGATGAAGATCGGCAAGGCCAAGTACGGTGTGCTGGTCAACGAGGCAGGCTACCTCCTCGATGACCTCATCACCTACCGGATCGGTGACGAAGAGTTCCTCATCGTTCCCAACGCCTCGAACACCCCGACCGTCGTCGCGACCCTGCAGGAACGGTTGCAGAACTTCCTGCGGGACGAGGCCCCGGGCGCCGATGCCACACTCGTCGACGAGTCCCAGGGCACTGCGCTCATCGCGGTGCAGGGACCGAACTCCGAGGCCATCATCCTCCGCGCCCTCGATGAGGGTGCAGGTGGGGAATTCGGGCCAAGCACCACCTCGGCGAATGACTCTTCCGTGAACTCGACCGGGATCACCGTCGGCGAGGCGGTCCGGGAGCTGAAGTACTACGCGTGGATGCCGCTGACGATCGCTGGTATCGACCTGATGCTCGCACGCACCGGCTACACCGGTGAGGACGGATTCGAGCTCTACGTTCCCAATATCGCCGCTGAGCGGCTGTGGGAGACCCTGACGACAGCCGGCGTTGACTACGGCCTCGTGCCCTGCGGTCTGGCCTCACGTGATTCGCTGCGCCTGGAAGCGGGCATGCCGCTCTACGGCAACGAACTCGGCCTCGAGACCTCGCCCTTCGACGTCGGACTCGGCCGCATGATCGGCTTCAAGACGAAGGAGAACTTCGTCGCGCGTGAGGCGCTGGCCAAGCTGGGGGAGAGTGATCCGGCACGCGTGCTCGTCGGACTCACCTCCGCGGGCCGCCGCGCCGCACGATCGGGGGCGAGTGTCTTCGCCTCGGCAGACGAGGTCGGTGCTGAGGGTGCTGCAGCCGTCGGGACCATCACCTCCGGACAGCCTTCACCGACGCTCGGGCACCCCATCGCCCTGGCGTTCCTCGACCGTGGTCTGGCCGCTCCGGGCACGCCCGTGTTCGTGGACATCCGCGGCAAGGCGCACGAATTCACCGTAGCCAAACTGCCGTTCTACACACGCGGCAAGAACTGATCCGCCCATCCTGATGCTGTTGCCCCCGGTGACTCGTACACTGGGGGCACCTGCTCACCCATACAGCTGTCACCTAAGCAGAAAAGGACAATCATGGCGCAACTGCCTCCGCTCCCCGACAACTTCACGTACTCCGCCGAGCACGAGTGGATCAACGCCGGAGCCGATGCCATTGTCGGCAAAACGGTGAAGATCGGCATCACCGCGGTCGCCTCCGACGCACTCGGCGAGGTCGTCTACGTGGACCTGCCGGAAGTCGGCGACACCGTCACCGCGGGCGAGACCTGCGGCGAGGTCGAATCGACCAAGTCGGTCTCTGATCTGTACTGCCCCGTGACCGGCGAGGTCACCTCCATCAACGAGGCAGCCACGGACAACCCCGGACTGCTCAACTCCGACCCCTACGGCGACGGCTGGCTGTTCGAAGTCAACGTCACCGAACTGGGCGAAGTGATGGATGCAGCAGGCTACGCAGAGGCCAACTCCCTCTGAAACCACCTTTCGTTCGATGGGACCGGCCCTGGTCGGTCCCATCGAGCACCCGCAAAGAATCGGAGTATCTTCCATGCCACTGAGCGTCTTCGATCTCTTTACCGTCGGCATCGGCCCGTCGAGTTCCCACACCGTCGGCCCGATGCGAGCGGCATCGAGCTTCCTCACTCTTCTGGGCGACAAGCTCGGATCCGTTGCCAGCATCAAAGTTGATGTCTTCGGATCCCTTGCCGCCACCGGTGCCGGACACGGCACCTTCGACGCCATACTGATCGGGCTGGAAGGCTGTTCGCCCGAGCACGTCGAAGCCAATGAACTCACCGCCCGCCGGACCCGCATGTCCGAAACGGGCACGATCCTCCTCGGCGACGCTGCCGAGACTGCGGGATCTGCCGACGGCGGCGTTGAGATCGACTTCACCGAGAACGACATGGTCAAACGCCCCCTGACCATCCAGCCCCGCCACACGAACGCCATGACGATCGCCGCCTTCGACGCCTCGGGTGACACGGTGGCCGAAGAGACCTACTATTCGGTGGGTGGCGGCTTCGTCACCTCCGAGACCGAGTTCCGCGAGAAGGAGCAGGCCGCCGAGGCCGCTGCGGAGTCGGGTGAGGACGACGCCAGTGAGTTCGCCGTTGCCGACTCGGTCATCGACGCCGAACTGCAGTCCTACAGCGAAGAACTCCCGTATCCGTTCCATTCGGGCGTTGAACTCCTGCAGCGATGTCAGGACAGCGGCATGTCGGTTGCTGAAATCATGCTCGCCAACGAGAAGTCGATGCGTGATGAGGACGAGATCCGGCACGGCCTCCTCCACATCTACTCCGTGATGGAGGAATGCGCCTCGGCGTCGCTGGATCGCTCGGGCTACCTGCCGGGCGGACTCAAGGTGCGCCGGCGTGCCCACGACTGGCACCTCAAGCTCAAGGCCGAGGACCCCGACCGCGATCCCGGCTACTACCTGGAATGGGTCAACCTCATCGCCATGGCCGTCAACGAGGAGAACGCTTCGGGCGGACGCGTGGTCACCGCACCGACGAACGGTGCTGCCGGCATCATTCCTGCCGTCCTTCACTACGCGCTGAACTACGTGGATTCCGTGGTCAAGGGTGGCGAGGCCGCCAAGCATGCGGCGATCGTGGACTTCCTGCTCACCTCGGCTGCGGTGGGTGTCCTGTATAAGGAGCGGGCGTCGATCTCCGGCGCCGAGGTGGGCTGTCAGGGTGAGGTCGGATCCGCGTCGTCGATGGCTGCCGGAGGATTGGCCGCCATCATGGGCGGAACTCCCGAGCAGGTAGAGAACGCCGCCGAGATCGCCATGGAGCACAACCTGGGCCTGACCTGCGACCCGATCTCCGGGCTCGTGCAGATTCCTTGCATCGAACGCAACGCGATCGCGGCAGGCAAGGCCATCAACGCCTCGAGGATGGCACTGTGGGGCGATGGTCAGCACAGGGTCAGCCTCGACGAGGTGATCGAGACGATGCGCCAGACGGGTGCCGATATGAGTTCGAAGTACAAGGAGACAGCGCAGGGCGGCCTCGCCGTCAACGTCGTCGAATGCTGAGGTAGCCCGCTGGGCGCAGGGGGCGTGATGCCGGCCCCGCGTCGCGAGGCCAGGCATCGCGCCACGGGCTGGGTTGCCGCCCAATAGCCCTGCCGAGACACGGGTGCCCCGCCGAGCTGCGGCCTCACACCCTGCTGCTCCCTCGGTAACCTGCCTCTGCACCGAGAAGCGCCCGCGTACCGCGTACGCCCGTATCTCGGTGCAGAGGCGATGCGCCAGGGCCAAATGGCGCAGCGAATGAGCAGCCCTGACCCCCAGCAGGCAAACAGCCCTGTCAGGGTGTGAGCCGGACCGATCTCACTCGCAAACCTGCGGAGAGTCATCGACGAAGCTGCGACCGGAAGTGGCTTCGAAACGTGGAACAACCATGGAACCGCAGTTCCAAAGCTGCTGAGATGTAACGAAACGATAACGAAGCTCAGCCCCGGAATGAGCGCGCAGGAGCGCCCTGACGCATCCCAGAGATGCCATGGGGAAGCCCCGGTTGGAAACGTGTGGAACACGCGCGGGAATCACCCCTGAATGTGGCGCGAATCGCTGGTTTCCGAGTTGACGCTCATTCTCAGGTCGTTAGGTTTGGGGGCGTGAGAAACGCAGTCGCTGAACCTCAAACGGAAACCGATGTCCGTACTCCAACCATGGAGGACGGGCAACACATGTGGAGACTGGCTAAAGATTCGGCCGTTCTCGACCTTAACTCCTCGTACTCCTACATCCTCTGGTGTCGTGATTTCGCGGCTACCTCGACCATCGCGCGAATCGGCGGAGAGCCCGCCGGGTTCGTCACCGGTTACACACGTCCGGATCGACCCAACACGCTGATGATCTGGCAGGTTGCTGTCTCGTCCGACTTCCGCGGGCACGGATTGGCGAAGACCATGCTCAACGAGCTGGCCGATCGCACCAATTCGCTCCGCCTGGAAACGACGATCACCGATGACAACGACGCGTCGAACCGTCTGTTCCAGTCATTCGCTGAGCAGCGCGGAGCATCATGCGAACGACGTGCGCTGATCACCCCGGAACTGTACCCGGACGGCCACGACACCGAATTTCTGTACGAGATCGCACCGCTTTAAAGCACCGCTGTCAAGCGTGGTGCCATCAGGCGACCTGGGGATCAGCTGATCCTGACTGGGATGCCGACCGGCGACAGCCGTATCCGAAACTGATCGGTCGCGGCCACCGCCTAGCCGCTTGCTCACGAGGCAAGCGCGTAATCCAGAAGTCGAAAGGACTCTAGTGATGACCGAAAGCTCTAAGACCACAACTCCCGATATCTTCGAAACCCGCGAATCAGAGGTGCGAGGATACTCGCGCTCCTGGCCCGCCACCTTCGCCAAGGCACATGGCGCGAAGCAGTGGGGCGAAGACGGCAAGGAATTCCTCGATTTCTTCTCCGGCGCCGGTGCCCTCAACTATGGGCACAACAACCCCGTCGTGATGAATCCTCTGGTCGAGTACCTCCAGTCAGGTGCAGTTCTGCACTCGCTGGACATGAAGACACCGGCCAAGCGTGAGTTCCTCGAGACCTTCCAGGACCTCATCCTCAAGCCCCGCGGACTCGACTACACCGTGATGTTCCCCGGACCAACGGGAACAAACACCGTCGAGGCTGCCCTCAAGCTGGCGCGCAAGGTCACCGGTCGTCAGCACATGCTGTCCTTCACCAACGCATTCCACGGCATGACCCTGGGTTCGCTGTCGGTGACCGGTAACTCGATGAAGCGCGAAGGCGCAGGCATCCCGCTGACCAACAGCTCGAAGATTCCCTATGACGATTACTTCGACGGCGAGATCCCTGACTTCCTGTGGCTCGAGAAGGTCCTCGAAGACTCCGGCTCAGGCGTCGACAAGCCGGCCGCTGTCATCGTTGAGACTGTGCAGGGCGAAGGCGGCCTCCGCGCCGCTCGTGCCGAATGGCTGCGCGAGCTGTCGAAGCTGACCAAGAAGCACGACATCCTGCTCATCGTCGATGACGTCCAGGCCGGCTGTGGCCGCACCGGTTCGTTCTTCAGCTTCGAAGAGGCTGGCATCGAGCCCGACATCGTCTGCCTGTCGAAGTCGATCTCCGGTTCGGGTCTGCCGATGGCACTGACCCTGTTCCGTCCTGAGCTCGACGTCTGGGAGGCCGGCGAGCACAACGGAACCTTCCGCGGAAACAACCCCGCATTCGTCACGGCGACCGCCGCGATCAAGAACTTCTGGGCCGACAACACGTTCCAGAACGAATTGGCCGACACGATCGCCGCACTGCATCAGCGCCTCGACTCGATTGTGGAGAAGGCAGAGGGAGCATCCATCCGTGGACGCGGACTCCTCGCCGGACTGCACTTCGAGGATGACGAGGTCGCCGGAAAGATCGCAGCGTATGCATTCGACAACGGACTGCTCCTCGAGACCTCCGGTCCGAAGGATGAGGTCACGAAGATCATGCCTCCGCTGACCATCTCCTCGCACGATCTGGAGCAGGGCCTCGACATCATCGAGGCTGCTGTGCTGAAGTTCGCTCCGGCCGCAGAAACTGCGGCGGTCTGAGCCTGCTCCCAGCTGAGCGCGAGAGCCTGAAAAACAGAGCTTCGGTTCGCCGAGACTCAATCATGAAACTTGTATGACGCGTTGCCGGTGGATCTCTCGACTTTTCGACTGATGCACCGGCAACCCGTCTGATAGACCACTCGAAAGGACCACGAATGTACGTAGTCAACCGCGATGACCTCAATGACACCGACCGCGACATCAAGTCGGAGACCTGGCGTAGCCGTCGCATGGTGCTGGGCAAGGAACGCGTCGGATTCTCGCTCCACGACACCGTGATCTACGCCGGAACCACCTCGACCTTCCACTACCAGAACCACGTCGAAGCCGTGTACTGCGTGCAGGGCAAAGGCACGCTGACCGATCTGGAGACCGGCAAGGAATACCCACTGTCCGATGGCACCATGTACCTGCTCGACGGTCATGAGAAGCACACCGTCGTGGCTGAAGAAGAGCTGCGCATGGCCTGCGTGTTCAACCCGCCGGTCACCGGTCGTGAGACCCACGACGAGAACGGCGTCTACCCGCTCATCGTCGAAGAGGACTGAAGTCCTCCGCCTGAACTGAAGAGCTCCACTCGCCGAGGTGGCTGATCGTTTCATCGGTCGCTGAAGCTCCGTCCGACGTCCGGACACCAGGAATGGTGGCCACGGAACCGAGGAGAAGTCCGCCTTGCGCGGGGTTCGACCTTGGTTGCGTGGCCACCATTTCTGTTCCCAGATGGACTTCAGGAGTGGTAGCCCTCGGATGACGCCGCACCGACCACACCACGGACTCCTTCTGCTTCCGCAGCAGGTCCTACGCCTCACTCTCGTCCAAGCGCAGCGGCAAGACCGCCACCCTGACGTCGACATCGAAGGTCAATAGTCCGGCGAAGGACGGCGAGCAAGAAGACCTACCGTGTGACCTTCAGCCAGGTGAGCTGGGCGACCGGAGCCACCTCGAAGTCTGCCAAGAGGTGACCTCGAAGTCCTCAATGAGGTAGGTGCTCATAGGCGCAGACCGAGGCAGAACGGCCCGAGCAGCTCTCAGACGCCTTGGGCCGTTCTCATATTCCGGGCCTTCCCAGGCAGCATTCACGCTCTGTCTACTCGCGCATCACTGGCTCCTGGCCCACGAAGTCTAGTGTGAGCCGCATTGGACTGCAGCTTCGGCTGCTCGCCGCCATCGTGAGCTGTCATCCCCGGAGGAGCCCGACATGCCGATCACACTGATAAATGACTCCGCCGCGGAGGTCACGCACGCTCGTGTTCCACCGCTGGTCGTCGCTCACCGAGGGGCGTCCGTGCAGCATCCCGAGAATACGATCCCTGCCTTCGTCGCCGGAATCGACCAGGGTGCAGACATGATCGAGACCGACGTGCACCTGAACCGGGACGGCGATCTCATCGTCATCCACGACGACACCTTCGACCGCACCACGAACGTCCGCACGCTCCACCCTGACCGTGCCGAGATCAGCGTGAGTGGCATGACGACGGCAGAGATCGCTGCCCTGGACGCGGGCAGCTGGAAGGGGGCATCCTTCGCCGGGGTCACCGTCCCTCACCTCACGGAAGTGCTGGATCTGGTGCACACAACCCGCACCGGTCTGCTCCTCGAAGTCAAGCAACCCGCCCGGTACCCTGGAATCGCCGAGGCTATTGCTGAGTCCCTGAGATCCGTGCCCGGATATCTTGAGCGGGCTCTGGCCGCAGGACTGCTCGTCGTCCAGTCCGCAGACTGGAGCTTCGTCCGCGAGTTCCACGAGTTGGCGCCGGAGATTCCCGTCGGGATACTGGGTCGACCCAGCCTGGCCGAGCTGCGCGAATTCGCCACCTGGGCCGATCAGATCAACTCCGAGTACACCGCGGTCGATCCGATCTATCTGGACTTCGTCCACGAGCTCGGAATGTCGAGCCTGGTCTGGACTGTCGACAGCGTCGACGACATGGAGAAGGCCATCGACCTCGGAGCTGATGGCATCATCACCAACCTGCCCGATCGTCTCGTGCAGTTGGTTGAGGAGATCTGAGTCCGGTCATTCCCGCGGTGCGCGCGCCACGTGACTCAGCGGGGTCTCCCAGGCGGCGGAATCCGTCACTGGGAAGCGCCTGCCAGACACATCCTCGGCGGTGATCCGGATGAAGCGATTCTTTGCTCCGGGCTGCCAGGGAAACACATCGAGGGCGACGGTCTCCCGCAGTTCATCCGGGTCGTTGATCACCTTCGCCTGGCCCTTGAGTACGACGCTCCAGGCGGTGTCGGTCTCGGGTTCGTACCCGTCGACCTCGAACGCCGTCGCCGGGTGCTCGCGGATGGCGTCGACCTTCGTTCCCTCTCCGGAGCGGAAGACGATCGCCGAGTGCTCGACGGCGTAGTTGACGGGGAAGATGTCGGGTCCGTCAGGGCCGATGACTGCCAGGCACCCGATCGTCGTACTGCGGAGGTATTCCCAGCAGTCGTTGATGTCCAAGATCATGTTCGACTTCGCGTCCATCTCTCTTCCTCTCCTCGGGGCGGAAGGATGCCACGTGAGTGGGGCATCGCCATCATCAGGTTCTACGAAGTGTAGATTAAAGCGGCTCACAAGGGAACGATGAGCCACAGTCTGGTCTCTGCCATCTCAGCAACGTCCGCCGCACAACACATCTTCAGCCGTCCGGTGAGACCATCGAGAGACAACACGATTCAAGAGCACGATTGAAGAGTACGGAGGAGACAGCTTATGCGTATGTCCAACAAGGTAGCCGTGATCACCGGTGGCGCCAGCGGAATAGGCCTGGCGGCGGCGCATCGCTTCGCCGCCGAAGGCGCGTCCGTCGTCATCGGCGATTTGGACGAGAAGCACGCCCAGGCCGCGGCCCAGGAAATCACCGACGCGGGCGGAACCGCGATCGGCGTTGCCGTGAATGTGCTTGAGGAAGCATCGATCGCCGCACTCATCGCCCGGGCCGTGGATGAATTCGGCAACCTGCACGTACTGTGCAATCACGTCGGGGGCAGCAATCCGCGCAAGGACCTGGACCTGCTGCGGATGGACATGGATGAATTCGACAAAACCATGGCCCTGAACGTGCGCAGCACGGTACTGGGGTCCCGATTGGCGCTGCCGCACATGATCGAAGCCGGCGGCGGGTCCATCATCAACACCGCATCGGTCGGCGGGCTCTCAGGGGACTATCTGCAATCCGCCTACGGCACCGCCAAGGCGGCGGTGATCCGTCTGACCCAGTACATCGCTACGCAGTACGGCCCCCAGATGGTGCGCTGCAACGCGGTGGCACCGGGCGCCATCTCCACCCCGGCACTGCGGGACAATCTCTCCGAGGACGAGATCGAGGCCATCAAGGGGCACAATGCGCTCCCATTCCTCGGCGAAGCTGAGGACATCGCCAATACGATGCTCTTCTTGGCCTCGGACGAGTCCCGCTACCTGACCGGTCAGCTCCTCGTCGTCGACGGGGGCATGAGCAGTCACAGCTCCATTGCTGAAGACCGTCGAGGCTTCATGCCCAATTGAGGATGCCCGCAGCCGCGAACATGATGCAGCTACCCCGCGTTTGGAGTAACACCGATGACGAATCGACTGAAGAGCACGACCAGCCCCTACCTGCGCCAGCATTCCGAGAATCCGGTTGACTGGTGGCCCTGGAGCAAAGAGGCCCTCGCCGAGGCGGCCCGTCGTGACGTGCCACTGCTCATCTCGATCGGTTACTCCACATGCCATTGGTGCCACGTCATGGCCCACGAATCCTTCGAGGACGAGGCCATTGCGCGCGTCATCAATGAGAACTTCCTCCCGATCAAGATCGACCGCGAAGAGCTGCCGGACATCGACGCCTATTACATGAACGCCCTGCAGGCGATGCGCGGACAGGGTGGGTGGCCGATGACGATCTTCGCCACGCCTAAGGGCAGTCCCTTCTATGCCGGGACGTACTTTCCGCCGGCACCGCGGAGGAACCTGCCTGCGTTCACGCAGGTGCTCGGCGCAGTGTCCCAGTCGTGGACGGATCGCCGCGCCGAGGTGAACGAGATGACCCAGCGCATGGATCGTGGGCTGGCCGATATGGCCAGCGCCGTCTCTGACGCACTGCCTGCCGAGGCCGCATCCGAACTGCTCAGCGCCGAGGAACTCGACTCGGCAGCCGAGTCCCTGCTCGATTCCTACGACCCGGCGTGGGGTGGGTTCGGCAAGGCACCGAAGTTCCCACCGCTGATGAACCTCATGCAGCTCCTGGCCACGTTCGTGCGCTTGGGCGGGACCACCTCGGCGAGGGAGAAGGCACTTGGGCCTGACATGGTCGACCGGTTGGGAGCCGACGGACATCTCGAGGGCGAACTCGTCCTCGACTGCCTCATCGCGGCCCGCAGCACCTTCGCGCGGATCGCCAGCGGCGGCATGCGTGACCAGGTGCGCGGCGGCATCGCCCGCTACAGCGTCGACCGGCAGTGGTTCGTGCCGCACTTCGAGAAGATGGCCTACGACAATGCGCTCTACCTGCGCGCCGCCGTCGTGTGGGCGAAGGTCGAACGCGCCCTCAACCCGGATTCGAAGTGGCTGGCGCTGGCCGAACGCGAAGTCACCGACACCGCGAACTTCCTCACCGCGGACATGTCCGATGGTGACCGCTTCATCGCAGCGCTCGACGCTGACTCACTCAATGCTGAGGGAGTGATGGAGGAAGGCGCCGCGTACGTCGTCACACCCGAGGAGTTCGCCGAGGTGGGGGAGGACGGCCTGCTGCAGCTCGTCGATTCGCCCGCCGCCGGAGAGCTCTCCGGTTCCGTCGTCGCCGCCA
This window harbors:
- the gcvP gene encoding aminomethyl-transferring glycine dehydrogenase; the protein is MTSSLAHTSSLAHTTAPTGDTERPFSDRHIGPRADDTAAMLAELGYDSLEALSSAAIPESIQIDGLDLPTGRSEAEVLDDLRAIAGQNIMRTQMIGQGYYDTITPAVIRRNLVENPAWYTAYTPYQPEISQGRLEALLNFQQVVQDLTGLDIANASLLDEATAVAEAVLLMRRAVKKGTTVVLDSEIHPQTIAVVRARAKAMDFRVTVADLAKGLVGEDIFGIVCAQPGTTGAIRDFTEAVDGAHDRGALVTFDADLLALTLLKDPASQGADISVGSAQRFGVPLFFGGPHAGFMAVKSGLQRQLPGRLVGVSKDAQGKPGYRLALQTREQHIRRQKATSNICTAQALLANVASMYAVYHGPVGLTRIASRIHRLAQAFASAADTAPGAEVLSRDFFDTVAIRVADAEAARVVAERAGFNIRVIDNSTIGVSFGEPHSVADANGLLEALGIIARVDAANFEAASAGTFGANHVPTPAFDATFHRDTEFLTHPIFSSHGSETSMMRYLRTLADRDLALDRTMIPLGSCTMKLNAAAEMEPITWPEFASIHPFAPVEQTHGWRTLITRLENSLVEVTGYDRVSLQPNAGSQGELAGLLAIRNFHVASGEPDRDVVLIPQSAHGTNAASAVLAGLKVQVIATAEDGAVDMADLDAKIEKNADKLAAIMITYPSTNGIFESEVREVCEKIHAAGGQVYVDGANLNAMVGLAKPGEFGGDVSHLNLHKTFCIPHGGGGPGVGPVAVREHLAPYLPGDPTAPELVAGEEDAHELPISASMFGSAGVLPISFAYLELMGGDGLKEASRVALLGANYLAAKLHDVFPILYSGEHGLVGHETILDLREATAKSGVTAEDVAKRLIDFGFHAPTLAFPVPGTLMVEPTESEDKDELDRFIEAMRVIRAEIDSIGDKYTYEESPLAGAPHPATVVMDDWDAKYSRETAVFPVKGLKATKYFPPVSRIDGAYGDRNLVCTCPPPEAFEVNDEEDD
- the gcvT gene encoding glycine cleavage system aminomethyltransferase GcvT — its product is MSTENSTRETPLHAIHEQLGASFTDFGGWDMPLKYGSELAEHRGVREAAGIFDLSHMGEVRLTGSDAAAFLDYALVAKYSKMKIGKAKYGVLVNEAGYLLDDLITYRIGDEEFLIVPNASNTPTVVATLQERLQNFLRDEAPGADATLVDESQGTALIAVQGPNSEAIILRALDEGAGGEFGPSTTSANDSSVNSTGITVGEAVRELKYYAWMPLTIAGIDLMLARTGYTGEDGFELYVPNIAAERLWETLTTAGVDYGLVPCGLASRDSLRLEAGMPLYGNELGLETSPFDVGLGRMIGFKTKENFVAREALAKLGESDPARVLVGLTSAGRRAARSGASVFASADEVGAEGAAAVGTITSGQPSPTLGHPIALAFLDRGLAAPGTPVFVDIRGKAHEFTVAKLPFYTRGKN
- the gcvH gene encoding glycine cleavage system protein GcvH, yielding MAQLPPLPDNFTYSAEHEWINAGADAIVGKTVKIGITAVASDALGEVVYVDLPEVGDTVTAGETCGEVESTKSVSDLYCPVTGEVTSINEAATDNPGLLNSDPYGDGWLFEVNVTELGEVMDAAGYAEANSL
- a CDS encoding L-serine ammonia-lyase, whose translation is MPLSVFDLFTVGIGPSSSHTVGPMRAASSFLTLLGDKLGSVASIKVDVFGSLAATGAGHGTFDAILIGLEGCSPEHVEANELTARRTRMSETGTILLGDAAETAGSADGGVEIDFTENDMVKRPLTIQPRHTNAMTIAAFDASGDTVAEETYYSVGGGFVTSETEFREKEQAAEAAAESGEDDASEFAVADSVIDAELQSYSEELPYPFHSGVELLQRCQDSGMSVAEIMLANEKSMRDEDEIRHGLLHIYSVMEECASASLDRSGYLPGGLKVRRRAHDWHLKLKAEDPDRDPGYYLEWVNLIAMAVNEENASGGRVVTAPTNGAAGIIPAVLHYALNYVDSVVKGGEAAKHAAIVDFLLTSAAVGVLYKERASISGAEVGCQGEVGSASSMAAGGLAAIMGGTPEQVENAAEIAMEHNLGLTCDPISGLVQIPCIERNAIAAGKAINASRMALWGDGQHRVSLDEVIETMRQTGADMSSKYKETAQGGLAVNVVEC
- the ectA gene encoding diaminobutyrate acetyltransferase → MWRLAKDSAVLDLNSSYSYILWCRDFAATSTIARIGGEPAGFVTGYTRPDRPNTLMIWQVAVSSDFRGHGLAKTMLNELADRTNSLRLETTITDDNDASNRLFQSFAEQRGASCERRALITPELYPDGHDTEFLYEIAPL
- the ectB gene encoding diaminobutyrate--2-oxoglutarate transaminase, yielding MTESSKTTTPDIFETRESEVRGYSRSWPATFAKAHGAKQWGEDGKEFLDFFSGAGALNYGHNNPVVMNPLVEYLQSGAVLHSLDMKTPAKREFLETFQDLILKPRGLDYTVMFPGPTGTNTVEAALKLARKVTGRQHMLSFTNAFHGMTLGSLSVTGNSMKREGAGIPLTNSSKIPYDDYFDGEIPDFLWLEKVLEDSGSGVDKPAAVIVETVQGEGGLRAARAEWLRELSKLTKKHDILLIVDDVQAGCGRTGSFFSFEEAGIEPDIVCLSKSISGSGLPMALTLFRPELDVWEAGEHNGTFRGNNPAFVTATAAIKNFWADNTFQNELADTIAALHQRLDSIVEKAEGASIRGRGLLAGLHFEDDEVAGKIAAYAFDNGLLLETSGPKDEVTKIMPPLTISSHDLEQGLDIIEAAVLKFAPAAETAAV
- a CDS encoding ectoine synthase, giving the protein MYVVNRDDLNDTDRDIKSETWRSRRMVLGKERVGFSLHDTVIYAGTTSTFHYQNHVEAVYCVQGKGTLTDLETGKEYPLSDGTMYLLDGHEKHTVVAEEELRMACVFNPPVTGRETHDENGVYPLIVEED